A stretch of the Clostridium botulinum genome encodes the following:
- a CDS encoding ABC transporter substrate-binding protein, whose product MFKRNSTRKSKVLSLFLALAMIFTCVFSFTGCVNKPVKENKTEVSESVNYPLKIKDSYNREVTIDKEPNRIVSIAPNITETVFALGKGDKLVGRTDYCNYPENTKKVTTIGSLTNPNIEKIVELKPDVVIASTHFKKDVLSKLEKLNIKVVVLYGAETFDGVYDTINKAGEVLNAKTEANKLVKSMKEKVTNVTNKIKKSNKPKVYYVVSYGKMGDFTATGDTFIGNMIEMAGGINVAKDSKKWKYSIEKLVEKNPDIIICSKYFDTKKGIEMSNGYKDLKAVKNRKLIEIDNNLLDRQGPRIADGLDALAKIIHPDLFK is encoded by the coding sequence ATGTTTAAAAGAAACAGTACAAGAAAAAGTAAAGTTTTAAGTTTATTTTTAGCATTAGCTATGATATTTACTTGTGTATTTTCATTTACTGGTTGTGTAAATAAGCCTGTAAAAGAAAATAAAACAGAAGTAAGTGAAAGTGTTAATTATCCATTAAAAATTAAGGATTCTTATAATAGGGAAGTTACTATAGATAAAGAGCCAAATAGAATTGTATCTATAGCACCTAACATTACTGAAACAGTATTTGCCCTTGGAAAAGGTGATAAGCTTGTGGGAAGAACAGATTATTGTAATTATCCTGAAAATACTAAAAAGGTTACAACTATAGGAAGTTTAACAAATCCTAATATAGAAAAGATTGTAGAGTTAAAACCTGATGTTGTAATAGCGTCAACTCATTTCAAAAAAGATGTGCTAAGTAAGTTAGAAAAGTTAAATATAAAGGTAGTAGTTTTATATGGAGCTGAAACTTTTGATGGAGTGTATGATACTATAAACAAGGCTGGAGAAGTCTTAAATGCTAAAACTGAAGCAAATAAGTTAGTAAAAAGTATGAAAGAAAAAGTAACTAATGTAACAAATAAAATTAAAAAATCAAATAAACCTAAAGTTTATTATGTAGTTTCTTATGGTAAAATGGGAGACTTTACGGCAACTGGAGATACTTTTATAGGAAATATGATAGAAATGGCTGGTGGAATTAATGTAGCCAAAGATTCAAAAAAATGGAAATACAGTATTGAAAAATTAGTAGAGAAAAATCCGGATATAATTATATGTTCTAAGTACTTTGATACAAAGAAAGGTATAGAGATGTCTAATGGTTATAAGGATTTAAAAGCAGTTAAAAATAGAAAACTAATAGAAATAGACAATAACCTTTTAGATAGACAGGGACCTAGAATTGCAGATGGATTAGATGCTTTAGCTAAAATAATTCATCCAGATTTATTTAAATAA
- a CDS encoding pseudouridine synthase — MKERLQKYMAACGVASRRKCEEIILKDRVKVNGEIVNELGFKVDPEIDKVYVDSILITLEEKKVYIALNKPEGYVSTVKDERGRKTILDIVKVNERIFPIGRLDYNTSGLILLTNDGDVYNKIIHPREEIDKVYIAVIKGIPSNDEIKNFCNGIDIGGYVTSKANFEILEKLDDKCKVKIIIHEGKNRQVRRMCEKIGHPVIALKRVSVGRISLNTIKRGEWRYLNESEIKYLKSL, encoded by the coding sequence TTGAAAGAAAGACTTCAAAAATATATGGCAGCTTGTGGAGTTGCATCAAGGAGAAAATGTGAAGAAATTATTTTGAAAGATAGAGTGAAAGTTAATGGTGAAATAGTTAATGAACTTGGTTTTAAAGTTGATCCAGAAATAGATAAGGTATATGTAGATTCTATTCTCATTACTTTAGAAGAAAAGAAAGTATATATAGCACTTAATAAGCCAGAAGGTTATGTATCAACTGTTAAAGATGAACGTGGAAGAAAAACTATACTAGATATAGTAAAAGTCAATGAAAGAATTTTCCCAATAGGTAGATTGGATTATAATACCTCTGGATTAATCCTGCTTACTAATGATGGTGATGTGTATAATAAAATAATTCATCCTCGTGAAGAAATAGATAAAGTATATATAGCAGTTATTAAAGGGATACCCTCAAATGATGAAATAAAGAATTTTTGTAATGGGATTGATATTGGAGGGTATGTAACATCTAAAGCGAATTTTGAAATACTAGAAAAATTAGATGATAAATGTAAAGTGAAAATAATTATACATGAAGGTAAAAACAGACAAGTAAGGCGTATGTGTGAAAAAATAGGTCATCCAGTTATAGCCCTTAAAAGAGTATCTGTAGGAAGAATCTCTTTGAATACTATTAAAAGAGGTGAATGGAGATATTTGAATGAGTCGGAAATAAAATATTTAAAAAGCCTATAA
- a CDS encoding THUMP domain-containing class I SAM-dependent RNA methyltransferase, with protein sequence MAKYELVATAAFGLEGLVGKELKRLGCKDLQVENGKVTYIGDEECICKSNLWLRCADRVYIKLAEFKATTFEELFQGTRSISWADYLPEDANFVVNAKSVKSALFSLSDIQSICKKAIVENLKEEYEVEWFSEDGSLYPIVISILDDVATVLLDTSGEALHKRGYREKGSAAPLKETLAAALVTLSNWRYDRLFIDPFCGSGTLPIEAAMIARNIAPGLNRKFACEEWDFIISSLTWKKVRKEAYEAIMYDKEYHIFGYDIDSKIIPIARENAIKAGVDDCIHFQTQPMNELKTHYRYGTIVCNPPYGERLNEVKEVEALYKEMGKVFDKFETWSKFIITSYDEFEKYFGKKSDKNRKLYNGRIQCYYYQYLGPKPPRRSRNRDMD encoded by the coding sequence ATGGCAAAATATGAACTAGTTGCGACAGCGGCTTTTGGTTTAGAAGGACTTGTGGGAAAAGAACTTAAAAGATTAGGATGCAAAGACCTACAAGTTGAAAATGGAAAGGTTACATATATAGGTGATGAAGAGTGTATATGTAAATCTAATCTTTGGCTTAGATGTGCAGATAGAGTATATATAAAACTAGCTGAATTCAAAGCCACAACTTTTGAAGAATTATTCCAAGGCACAAGAAGTATTTCTTGGGCAGATTATCTACCTGAAGATGCTAACTTTGTTGTAAATGCAAAATCAGTAAAATCAGCACTTTTTAGTTTATCTGATATACAATCAATATGCAAAAAGGCTATTGTAGAAAATTTAAAAGAAGAGTATGAAGTAGAATGGTTTAGCGAAGACGGAAGTTTATATCCAATAGTAATTTCTATACTAGATGATGTAGCAACTGTTTTATTAGATACTAGTGGTGAAGCATTACATAAAAGAGGCTATAGAGAAAAAGGTAGTGCAGCTCCTTTAAAAGAAACTTTAGCTGCAGCATTAGTTACATTAAGTAATTGGAGATATGATAGATTATTTATAGATCCATTTTGCGGTTCAGGAACACTTCCTATAGAAGCTGCTATGATAGCAAGAAATATAGCTCCTGGTCTTAATAGAAAATTTGCATGTGAAGAATGGGACTTCATCATATCTTCGCTTACATGGAAAAAAGTTAGAAAAGAAGCATATGAAGCTATTATGTATGATAAAGAATATCATATATTCGGCTATGATATAGATAGCAAGATCATACCTATTGCAAGAGAAAATGCTATAAAAGCCGGCGTAGATGATTGCATCCATTTTCAAACTCAACCTATGAATGAATTAAAGACTCATTACAGATATGGTACTATCGTTTGTAATCCTCCATATGGTGAGAGATTAAATGAAGTAAAAGAAGTTGAAGCTCTTTATAAAGAAATGGGTAAAGTATTTGACAAATTTGAAACTTGGTCAAAATTCATAATTACATCATATGACGAATTTGAAAAATATTTTGGTAAAAAATCTGATAAGAATAGAAAACTATATAACGGTAGAATTCAATGTTATTATTATCAATATCTTGGTCCTAAACCACCAAGAAGAAGCAGAAATAGGGATATGGATTAA
- a CDS encoding MurR/RpiR family transcriptional regulator yields MDDNTQDLMRTIQMKFTRLSKGQKLIAEYILKHYDKAAFMTAAKLGNSVGVSESTVVRFANELGFSGYPKLQKALHDLIKNKLTTVQRIEISNNLINQENSLKGVLKGDMENIRATLEKINYKDFEEVVDSIFRAKRIYIIGLRSSTVLAEFLAFYLNMILDNVNVKVVKHGISDVFDQMINITEEDLLIGIGFPRYAARTVEALSFAQTKGTKVVAITDSLLSPLATKAQYTLIAQSNMASFVDSLVAPLSVINALIVAVGLREKEHISSLFKELENIWEEYQIYSCKREE; encoded by the coding sequence ATGGATGACAATACTCAAGACCTAATGAGAACCATACAGATGAAATTTACGAGATTAAGTAAAGGTCAAAAATTAATAGCTGAATATATATTAAAGCATTATGATAAGGCTGCTTTTATGACAGCTGCTAAACTTGGAAATAGTGTAGGTGTTAGTGAATCTACAGTTGTAAGATTTGCAAATGAACTTGGATTTAGTGGATATCCAAAATTACAGAAAGCCCTTCATGATTTAATAAAGAATAAGCTAACTACAGTACAAAGAATAGAAATATCAAATAATTTGATAAACCAAGAAAACTCTTTAAAAGGAGTATTAAAGGGAGACATGGAAAATATCCGTGCTACTCTAGAAAAAATAAACTATAAAGACTTTGAAGAAGTAGTTGATAGTATATTTCGAGCTAAACGAATTTATATAATTGGACTTAGAAGCTCTACAGTTTTAGCTGAATTTTTAGCATTTTATTTAAATATGATTTTAGACAATGTAAATGTAAAGGTCGTAAAACACGGCATAAGTGATGTTTTTGATCAAATGATAAATATTACAGAAGAAGATCTACTTATAGGAATAGGATTTCCTCGTTATGCAGCAAGAACAGTAGAAGCATTATCTTTTGCTCAAACTAAAGGTACAAAAGTAGTTGCAATAACAGATAGTTTATTATCACCTCTTGCTACAAAGGCTCAATATACATTAATAGCCCAAAGCAACATGGCTTCTTTTGTTGACTCATTGGTTGCACCGCTTAGTGTAATTAATGCTTTAATTGTTGCAGTAGGATTAAGAGAAAAGGAACATATTTCTAGTTTATTTAAAGAGTTAGAAAACATTTGGGAAGAGTATCAAATTTATTCATGTAAAAGGGAAGAGTGA
- a CDS encoding MBL fold metallo-hydrolase: MKITTIIENSLGDKKGLHNEHGLSFFIETNNGNILFDTGQSGDFIENANELDIDLNKTDYLVLSHAHYDHCGGVKRFLDSFNVNPKFYVSNKFFLNSNKYHYSDGSENLDFASNKAGYKYIGINFDESFIKEKNLDINYVKGDMIELIDKIKIFTNFERKYDFEKRNPNMMIKIGEEYIIDPFEDEIVLTIETEKGILIVLGCSHPGILNIIDSIIKRTGKNIYGILGGTHLVEADSNRIEKTIQVLKEKNIKLLGVSHCTGEKAVASLKTQCDNFFVNSTGTVMEL; the protein is encoded by the coding sequence ATGAAAATAACAACAATAATAGAAAATTCATTAGGAGATAAAAAAGGATTACATAATGAACATGGATTATCGTTTTTTATAGAAACTAATAATGGAAATATATTATTTGATACAGGACAAAGTGGAGATTTTATTGAGAATGCAAATGAATTAGATATAGATTTAAATAAAACAGATTATTTAGTTCTTAGTCATGCACACTATGATCATTGTGGTGGAGTTAAAAGATTTTTGGATTCTTTTAATGTAAATCCTAAATTTTATGTAAGTAATAAATTTTTTTTAAATAGTAATAAATATCATTATTCAGATGGAAGTGAAAATTTAGATTTTGCATCTAATAAAGCTGGATATAAATATATAGGTATAAATTTTGATGAATCATTTATAAAAGAAAAGAACTTAGATATTAATTATGTAAAAGGTGATATGATAGAACTTATAGATAAAATCAAAATTTTTACTAATTTTGAAAGAAAATATGATTTTGAAAAAAGAAATCCTAATATGATGATTAAAATAGGAGAAGAGTATATTATAGATCCTTTTGAAGATGAGATAGTACTAACTATAGAAACAGAAAAAGGAATTTTAATAGTACTAGGATGTTCCCATCCAGGAATTTTAAATATAATAGATAGTATAATTAAACGAACAGGAAAAAATATTTATGGAATTTTAGGTGGAACTCATCTTGTAGAAGCAGATAGTAATCGCATAGAAAAAACTATACAGGTGTTAAAAGAAAAGAATATTAAACTTTTAGGAGTATCCCATTGTACTGGAGAAAAGGCAGTAGCAAGTTTAAAAACCCAATGTGATAATTTTTTTGTTAATTCAACTGGAACTGTAATGGAATTATAA
- a CDS encoding FecCD family ABC transporter permease translates to MSFIGDKQQNKNMFILGILVLGVVIIFCTYLGVASISFKQTSLIILSKLPILNKYIVLDGIKETSKLIILNLRLPRVLIASLVGAGLSVVGACFQSIFKNPMADPYTLGVSSGAAFGATLTIVLNLSGGFLGIGWMSIGAFIGALITVIIVYFIARVGSKIPTTTLLLSGIAISFMLSSLISLIMIFKREEIENIVMWTMGSISTASWQQVMIVVPFICIGTGLLYIFARELNIMLLGDNNAKNLGIDTDKIKKILVVISTIMVAVIVSVSGVIGFIGLIIPHSIRMVFGSDNRAVIPFSALGGALFLIICDTIARSLVPPMDIPVGIITSLFGVPFFIKILYKAKKKIF, encoded by the coding sequence ATGTCATTTATTGGGGATAAGCAACAGAATAAAAATATGTTTATTTTAGGTATATTAGTGTTAGGAGTAGTTATTATATTTTGTACATATTTAGGTGTGGCAAGTATATCATTTAAGCAAACTTCTCTTATAATTTTAAGCAAACTGCCTATATTGAATAAATATATTGTTTTAGATGGGATAAAAGAAACATCTAAATTAATAATATTAAATCTAAGACTTCCAAGAGTTTTAATAGCTTCTTTAGTTGGAGCTGGCCTTTCCGTAGTAGGTGCTTGTTTTCAAAGTATATTTAAAAATCCAATGGCAGATCCATATACTCTAGGAGTATCTTCTGGTGCTGCCTTTGGTGCAACTCTCACTATAGTTTTGAACTTAAGTGGGGGTTTTTTAGGTATAGGATGGATGTCAATTGGAGCGTTTATAGGAGCACTTATTACAGTAATTATAGTTTATTTTATAGCAAGAGTGGGAAGTAAAATACCTACAACAACATTGCTTCTATCGGGAATTGCTATAAGTTTTATGTTATCCTCACTTATATCACTAATTATGATATTTAAGAGAGAAGAAATTGAAAATATAGTAATGTGGACAATGGGAAGTATCTCTACAGCTAGTTGGCAGCAAGTAATGATAGTAGTTCCTTTTATATGCATAGGGACAGGATTATTATACATATTTGCAAGAGAATTAAATATTATGCTTTTAGGTGATAATAATGCTAAAAATTTAGGTATAGATACAGATAAGATTAAAAAAATCTTAGTAGTTATTTCTACTATAATGGTAGCAGTGATAGTTTCGGTAAGTGGAGTTATTGGATTTATAGGACTTATAATTCCTCATTCTATAAGAATGGTATTTGGATCAGATAATAGAGCTGTTATACCGTTTTCTGCTTTAGGTGGAGCTTTATTTCTAATAATATGTGATACTATTGCAAGAAGTCTAGTACCACCCATGGATATTCCTGTAGGAATTATTACATCTTTATTTGGAGTACCATTTTTCATTAAAATTTTATATAAGGCTAAGAAGAAGATATTTTAG
- a CDS encoding NAD(P)/FAD-dependent oxidoreductase yields the protein MKKVVVIGGGPAGMMAAIKAAEKHNVILLEKNDKLGKKLFITGKGRCNITNNKDISEFFENIPVNSNFMYSSLYSYTNLDTMNFFEKLGVHLKVERGDRVFPKSDKSSDIIKAFERELANKEVSVMLNSSVKKIIDKDNKILKVVLESGKEISGDYFIFATGGLSYPQTGSTGEGLSFSRKLGHKIVEPKPALVPIELKEDWIKELQGLSLKNVKFLIKNKNNKKLYEEFGEMLFTHYGVSGPIVLSGSNVVNKEANLKVVINLKPALTLEELDKRIQKDFSKYLNKDFKNSLNDLLPQKLIAIIIKLSEIDEDKKVNSITKEERKRLCYLIQNFELNIKGLRPIAEAIVTSGGVNTKDIDPSTMKSKIIDNLYFAGEMIDVDAYTGGYNLQIAMSTGFLAGISIEE from the coding sequence ATGAAAAAAGTTGTAGTTATAGGCGGTGGACCCGCTGGTATGATGGCAGCGATTAAAGCTGCAGAAAAACATAATGTAATTCTTTTGGAAAAAAACGATAAGTTAGGTAAAAAATTGTTCATAACAGGAAAAGGAAGATGTAATATTACAAATAATAAAGATATAAGTGAGTTTTTTGAAAATATACCTGTTAATTCGAACTTTATGTACAGTAGCTTATATTCATATACTAATTTAGATACAATGAACTTTTTTGAAAAATTAGGAGTACATTTAAAAGTAGAAAGAGGAGATAGGGTTTTCCCTAAATCAGATAAGTCTTCGGATATTATAAAAGCTTTTGAAAGAGAACTCGCAAATAAAGAAGTAAGTGTAATGCTAAATTCTAGTGTTAAGAAGATTATAGACAAAGATAATAAAATTTTAAAAGTAGTGCTTGAAAGCGGCAAAGAAATATCAGGAGATTATTTTATATTTGCAACAGGAGGACTTTCGTATCCTCAAACAGGATCTACAGGGGAAGGATTATCTTTTTCAAGAAAATTAGGTCATAAGATAGTCGAACCAAAACCAGCGTTAGTGCCTATTGAATTAAAAGAAGATTGGATTAAGGAATTACAAGGCCTTTCTCTTAAGAATGTTAAGTTTTTAATTAAAAATAAAAACAATAAAAAATTATATGAAGAGTTTGGTGAAATGTTATTTACTCATTATGGTGTATCCGGTCCAATAGTGTTAAGTGGAAGTAATGTAGTAAATAAAGAAGCTAATTTAAAAGTAGTGATTAATTTAAAACCAGCATTAACACTAGAAGAGTTAGATAAAAGAATTCAAAAAGATTTTTCAAAATATCTTAATAAGGATTTTAAAAATTCACTTAATGATTTATTACCACAAAAGCTAATAGCTATTATAATAAAGCTAAGTGAAATAGATGAAGATAAAAAGGTAAACTCAATTACTAAAGAAGAAAGAAAAAGACTTTGTTATTTAATTCAAAATTTTGAATTGAACATTAAAGGACTTAGACCTATAGCTGAGGCAATAGTTACATCAGGTGGAGTTAACACAAAAGATATAGATCCGTCTACTATGAAATCTAAAATAATAGATAATTTATATTTTGCAGGTGAGATGATAGACGTAGATGCATACACAGGTGGATATAACCTACAGATAGCTATGTCTACAGGGTTTTTAGCGGGAATAAGTATAGAGGAATAA
- a CDS encoding potassium channel family protein, with product MILSIIIYVLICVICIIIIHKQKNTFEKFLINFLFLMIGTITALYGLYISITIRNNKPLYLRKPIVFSLLFISLLLVLMLYNMYFIWKDINSFNNKTSSIKKYIYNNRFAFFLIIIIFSISLVISAYGFIYYIMNNLPTDIALDLKGNFMDDGRKKTFGECIYFSAVTFFTVGFGDMIPRGVFFLGIILLEMITSYLLTIISIPIFLSILIDGLRIDKREKK from the coding sequence ATGATATTATCAATAATTATATATGTTTTAATATGTGTTATTTGCATAATAATCATACATAAGCAAAAGAACACATTTGAAAAGTTTCTAATAAATTTTTTGTTTTTGATGATAGGAACAATAACTGCACTTTATGGATTATACATATCCATAACTATTAGAAATAATAAACCATTATATCTTAGAAAACCAATAGTTTTTAGTTTATTATTTATTTCTTTACTATTAGTTTTAATGCTTTATAATATGTATTTTATATGGAAAGACATTAATTCATTTAACAATAAAACTAGCTCTATTAAAAAGTATATTTATAATAATAGATTTGCTTTTTTCTTAATAATAATCATATTCTCAATTTCATTAGTAATAAGTGCGTATGGTTTCATATATTACATAATGAACAATCTTCCAACAGATATAGCTTTAGATTTAAAAGGAAACTTTATGGATGATGGTAGAAAAAAAACCTTTGGAGAGTGTATTTATTTTAGTGCTGTTACGTTTTTTACCGTGGGGTTTGGAGATATGATACCTAGAGGTGTGTTTTTTTTAGGAATCATTTTATTGGAGATGATAACATCATATTTATTAACTATAATTTCTATACCAATTTTTTTATCTATTTTAATAGATGGATTAAGGATTGATAAAAGAGAAAAGAAATAG
- a CDS encoding methyl-accepting chemotaxis protein yields the protein MIENLEENKIINSFNNLIPYLQYYFEDEIAFTISNTKYFLKGVDSDSIKLGVKKGDSIPVGCAAYECLKTRKTVSIIVPEEVFGNSIKAIGVPVIENGKIVGTIVIAKSLKRKNQVNDLTNNLSNSINEISSSLNDINERIQSVVSSNKFIQQNVKKAYDETQNTDEVLKFIENIASQTNLLGLNAAIESARAGEFGKGFSVVANEIRKLSVSSSESIKKINEVLKTIQGSVLEISNKVNEYNGVFEEQVESIKDITNVIDKLNESALLLKNMISKN from the coding sequence GTGATTGAAAATTTAGAAGAAAATAAAATAATTAACTCATTTAATAATCTAATACCGTATCTTCAGTATTATTTTGAAGATGAAATTGCTTTTACTATTTCAAATACTAAATATTTTTTAAAAGGTGTTGATAGTGATAGTATAAAACTTGGAGTAAAGAAAGGAGATTCTATTCCAGTAGGATGTGCTGCTTATGAATGTTTAAAAACTAGAAAGACAGTATCTATAATTGTACCAGAGGAAGTATTTGGAAATTCAATAAAAGCTATAGGTGTACCAGTAATTGAAAATGGAAAAATAGTTGGAACTATAGTTATAGCAAAAAGTTTAAAACGAAAGAATCAAGTTAATGATTTAACCAATAATTTATCGAATTCTATAAATGAAATATCGAGTTCTCTAAATGATATTAACGAAAGGATTCAATCGGTGGTTTCTTCTAATAAGTTTATACAACAAAATGTAAAAAAAGCATATGATGAAACACAAAATACAGATGAAGTATTGAAATTTATTGAAAATATAGCAAGTCAGACTAATTTATTAGGCCTAAATGCAGCCATTGAATCAGCTAGAGCAGGTGAATTTGGTAAAGGATTTAGTGTAGTTGCAAATGAAATAAGAAAATTATCTGTTTCTAGTAGTGAATCTATTAAGAAGATAAATGAGGTATTAAAAACTATACAAGGCTCTGTTTTAGAAATATCGAATAAAGTAAATGAGTATAATGGTGTTTTTGAGGAACAGGTTGAATCTATTAAAGACATAACTAATGTAATAGATAAATTAAATGAATCTGCACTATTACTTAAAAATATGATATCAAAAAATTAA
- the cmk gene encoding (d)CMP kinase, translating into MLKINVAIDGPAGAGKSTIAKMVADKFNLMYINTGSMYRAITLKAMENNIAHTEIEKLCILMNSLEMHFENDRLILNGEDINDELTLPRISENVSNYAAILEVRKKLVYLQRKMSEKYNVIMDGRDIGTVVLKDAPFKFYLNASSEERAFRRYKELCSKNIEVNYDNILEEIKKRDYIDCNREVNPLTKAQDAMEIDTTKMSIQEVVNEICSVISNKLNK; encoded by the coding sequence ATGTTGAAAATAAACGTAGCAATAGATGGGCCAGCAGGAGCTGGAAAAAGTACGATAGCAAAAATGGTGGCAGATAAATTTAATCTTATGTATATAAATACAGGTTCTATGTATAGGGCTATAACATTAAAAGCTATGGAAAATAATATTGCACATACGGAGATAGAGAAATTATGTATACTTATGAATTCTCTTGAAATGCATTTTGAAAATGATAGATTAATACTTAATGGTGAAGATATTAATGATGAATTGACATTACCTAGAATAAGTGAGAACGTATCAAATTATGCAGCAATTCTTGAAGTAAGAAAAAAACTTGTTTATCTTCAAAGAAAAATGTCAGAAAAGTATAATGTTATAATGGATGGGCGTGACATTGGAACAGTTGTATTAAAGGATGCCCCATTCAAATTTTATTTAAATGCGTCTTCAGAAGAAAGAGCATTTAGACGTTATAAAGAATTATGTTCAAAAAATATAGAAGTAAATTATGATAATATTTTAGAAGAAATAAAGAAAAGAGATTATATAGATTGTAATAGAGAAGTAAATCCATTAACTAAAGCTCAAGATGCTATGGAAATAGATACAACTAAAATGTCTATACAGGAAGTTGTAAATGAAATTTGTTCTGTTATAAGTAATAAACTTAATAAATAA